In Topomyia yanbarensis strain Yona2022 chromosome 2, ASM3024719v1, whole genome shotgun sequence, one DNA window encodes the following:
- the LOC131682231 gene encoding voltage-dependent calcium channel subunit alpha-2/delta-3 isoform X1 has product MVRKMSLRRVLVLSIAIFLLWMKLPDQSANASVQTEIMEKWGDNFGEELWDLAQTMTKASEITAKYKAYNARVEHKDGTSLIQSIVENVGRMLIRKMDAIKCIINLAEEMSEQFNDTNPDNFTYYSSKYSFIEGRPEPEIPSTLEENIWMYRNMSLNSDTHFFNISVNTSYSSVHVPQNVYDRYPWVLEALQWSEALDDVFVQNYNSDPALSWQYFGSATGILRHYPALEWDRELVDIFDCRRRSWYIETATCSKDIVILLDNSGSMTGYRNYIAQLTVKSILDTFSNNDFINIYKYSNDVEPLIPCFSDILVQATPENIRFLNEKVRELHCEGYANVRKAFTKAFELLQHYRDIRRCNESISGCNQAIMLITDGVPSNITEVFEEYNWFENGTKVPVRVFTYLLGREVTKVREIQWMACLNRGHYSHIQSLDEVQEEVLKYVTVIATPLVLQGVEHPPTWTHAFTDTAENLESKADDDEPPRLMIAVGAPAFDRKANYDNETRMPRLLGVAGTDIPVEDLDELTLPYKLGVNGYSFIVSNNGYVLMHPDLRPVSKGRLKENYNSIDLTEIEQILSDVVEISDDSLTGREPNPVMETLREQLVFSKFGKMLKVPVRFHYDKMRRVSLQYQDYYYAPLENTPFSLGLVLPHDYGNTWIKVGDEIKRNQHMGNNISDSFVGDNWKVHPEWVYCKYHYLEGHEFKTPEDELRHFLVRLYDPNWKWSQQYEPEPEDMQRDGADEPNCGRKTLDDDAYYCNKELVQQLVFDAKVTNMSFRNWEFQNKNEMNIIKMYNATLRFVATMSGLTRWQFIFGEVEVESDNEFGDYHKKATDETWYKSAILQHKIDPKSFVYSVPHATDDPEGVELKVTASMGIFPRDGGLEAPGCVTGFQFSHELMYERFMEITSKTTCEGCIETCNSETRDCYVIDNNGYVILSESSNDTGRFFGEIEGAIMQSMVDKEIFTMITVFDLQGLCDYERVAANDAFSLIHPLKLLLFGFDWLLAELFIWLNRFDFWVHGVSSPDYYDTRMEYDDSDYTDINRPKKPKKTYINDEDEYFNRPKEIKKETVYEACDKKSDLYVMQQDIFIKGDGFFYESQPINPAELLHRPYFAKRIPRSNLLMIIVESEYPSDHVVLSASPQVIYHNDTEGLPCVKTRLNFLPRRRLEECYTEHPDEERVAQCGGASEPLLQLTVVISSLVSLLLYRCAEKIVQF; this is encoded by the exons ATGGTAAGGAAAATGAGCCTTCGAAGGGTGCTCGTGCTTAGCATCGCCATATTCCTTTTATGGATGAAATTGCCGGACCAAAGCGCAAATGCGTCAGTGCAGACTGAAAT cATGGAAAAATGGGGTGATAACTTCGGGGAGGAGCTCTGGGACCTAGCACAGACTATGACAAAAGCCAGTGAAATTACAGCT AAATACAAAGCATACAACGCACGCGTGGAGCACAAGGATGGCACCAGTTTGATCCAGTCCATCGTGGAGAACGTGGGCCGCATGTTAATCCGCAAGATGGACGCCATCAAGTGTATCATCAATCTGGCGGAGGAAATGTCCGAGCAGTTTAACGATACAAATCCGGACAACTTCACGTACTACTCCAGCAAATACTCATTT ATCGAAGGGCGTCCAGAGCCGGAGATACCATCGACTCTGGAAGAAAACATATGGATGTATCGGAACATGTCACTCAACTCAGACACTCACTTCTTCAACATCTCCGTCAACACGTCGTACAGTTCAGTACACGTGCCACAAAACGTGTACGATCGCTACCCTTGGGTTCTCGAAGCGCTGCAATGGTCCGAAGCACTGGACGACGTGTTTGTGCAGAACTACAACTCAGATCCAGCGCTTTCATGGCAGTACTTCGGTTCGGCTACGGGAATACTACGGCACTATCCGGCACTGGAGTGGGATCGTGAGCTGGTCGATATATTCGACTGTCGGAGACGATCGTGGTACATTGAAACGGCAACGTGTTCGAAGGATATTGTGATCCTGCTTGATAACTCCGGATCGATGACCGGGTATCGGAATTATATAGCTCAATTAACCGTTAAAAGCATTTTAGATACGTTTTCCAATAACGATTTCATTAACATTTATAAATATTCTAACGATGTGGAGCCGCTAATTCCTTGCTTCTCC GACATACTTGTGCAGGCGACTCCGGAGAACATTCGTTTCTTAAACGAAAAGGTTCGAGAGTTGCATTGCGAAGGCTACGCCAACGTTAGAAAGGCATTTACGAAGGCCTTTGAACTGTTACAGCAC tATCGTGATATTCGCCGATGTAACGAATCAATCAGCGGTTGCAATCAGGCTATTATGTTAATCACGGACGGAGTTCCCAGCAATATAACCGAAGTTTTTGAGGAATATAATTGGTTTGAGAATGGAACCAAGGTCCCAGTTCGCGTTTTCACCTACCTTCTGGGAAGGGAAGTTACGAAAGTGCGAGAGATTCAGTGGATGGCTTGTCTGAACCGGGGACACTATTCACACATTCAATCATTGGACGAGGTACAGGAAGAAGTGCTGAAATATGTAACTGTGATAGCAACGCCCTTGGTACTGCAAGGTGTCGAGCATCCACCCACGTGGACGCATGCGTTTACGGACACGGCG GAGAATCTTGAATCTAAAGCCGATGACGACGAACCTCCTCGTTTGATGATAGCTGTTGGAGCTCCAGCGTTCGATAGAAAAGCGAACTACGATAATGAAACGCGAATGCCACGCTTACTCGGAGTTGCTGGAACAGATATTCCCGTGGAGGACCTTGACGAGCTAACCTTACCTTATAAG CTGGGCGTTAATGGATACTCTTTCATCGTGAGTAACAACGGTTATGTACTGATGCATCCCGATCTTCGGCCAGTTTCCAAGGGCCGATTGAAAGAGAACTACAACAGTATTGATCTGACTGAGATCGAACAGATACTGTCTGACGTAGTTGAAATATCCGATGATTCGCTTACCGGACGTGAGCCTAATCCGGTTATGGAAACGCTCAGGGAACAGTTGGTGTTTTCGAAATTCGGTAAGATGTTGAAGGTTCCGGTGCGGTTCCATTACGACAAAATGAGGCGTGTCTCACTGCAGTATCAGGATTACTACTACGCACCACTGGAGAATACTCCTTTCTCGCTAGGATTGGTCCTGCCACATGACTATGGAAACACCTGGATTAAAGTAGGTGACGAAATCAAGCGAAACCAGCACATGGGAAACAATATTTCCGACTCGTTCGTTGGGGATAACTGGAAAGTGCACCCAGAATG GGTTTACTGTAAGTATCACTATCTTGAAGGACACGAGTTCAAGACTCCAGAGGACGAGTTACGTCATTTCTTGGTACGACTTTACGACCCGAATTGGAAGTGGTCTCAACAGTATGAACCAGAGCCGGAGGATATGCAAAGAGATGGTGCTGATGAAC CAAACTGTGGTAGGAAAACACTTGATGACGATGCCTATTACTGTAACAAGGAGTTAGTTCAGCAGTTGGTTTTCGATGCCAAGGTTACAAATATGAGCTTTCGAAATTGGGAATTTCAAAACAAGAATGAGATGAACATCATTAAGATGTACAACGCTACGTTGCGTTTTGTGGCAACCATGAGCGGATTGACTAGGTGGCAGTTTATCTTCGGAGAGGTTGAAGTTGAATCGGATAACGAGTTTGGAGACTACCACAAGAAGGCTACCGATGAAACTTGGTATAAAAGTGCAATTCTACAGCATAAGATTGATCCGAAGAGTTTTGTGTACTCCGTTCCCCATGCTACGGATGATCCGGAAGGAGTCGAGCTGAAAGTAACTGCTTCTATGGGCATTTTTCCAAGAGACGGTGGTCTGGAGGCTCCAGGCTGCGTAACGGGATTTCAGTTTTCTCACGAGCTGATGTATGAGCGTTTCATGGAGATTACTTCAAAAACTACG TGTGAAGGATGCATAGAAACATGCAATTCGGAAACACGAGATTGTTACGTGATAGATAACAACGGATATGTGATCCTGTCCGAATCTTCCAACGACACGGGAAGGTTCTTCGGTGAGATTGAGGGAGCCATTATGCAGTCAATGGTTGATAaagaaattttcacaatgataACCGTTTTCGATCTGCAGGGATTGTGCGACTATGAACGAGTCGCTGCGAACGATGCATTTTCTTTGATTCAC CCACTCAAATTGCTCTTATTCGGTTTCGACTGGTTATTAGCGGAGCTATTCATCTGGTTGAATAGGTTTGACTTTTGGGTACATGGTGTTTCCAGTCCGGATTATTACGACACAAGAA TGGAGTACGACGATTCTGACTATACTGACATAAACCGACCGAAGAAACCAAAAAAGACATATATCAATGATGAGGACGAGTACTTTAATCGTCCCAAGGAAATCAAAAAGGAAACAGTTTACGAAGCCTGTGATAAAAAATCGGATCTGTACGTCATGCAGCAAGACATATTCATTAAGGGCGATGGGTTTTTCTACGAATCACAACCAATAAACCCGGCAGA atTACTGCATCGACCATACTTCGCTAAACGGATTCCACGTTCGAATCTGCTGATGATCATCGTTGAGAGCGAGTATCCCTCCGACCATGTGGTTCTCTCGGCGTCACCTCAGGTCATCTATCACAATGACACCGAGGGGCTGCCATGTGTCAAAACGAGATTGAACTTTTTACCCCGCCGACGGCTGGAGGAGTGCTACACTGAGCATCCTGAT GAGGAACGTGTGGCTCAGTGCGGTGGTGCTTCCGAGCCATTACTTCAACTGACTGTGGTGATATCGTCTTTGGTATCACTTTTGTTATATCGATGTGCCGAAAAAATAGTCCAATTTTAA
- the LOC131682231 gene encoding voltage-dependent calcium channel subunit alpha-2/delta-3 isoform X2, which yields MVRKMSLRRVLVLSIAIFLLWMKLPDQSANASVQTEIMEKWGDNFGEELWDLAQTMTKASEITAKYKAYNARVEHKDGTSLIQSIVENVGRMLIRKMDAIKCIINLAEEMSEQFNDTNPDNFTYYSSKYSFIEGRPEPEIPSTLEENIWMYRNMSLNSDTHFFNISVNTSYSSVHVPQNVYDRYPWVLEALQWSEALDDVFVQNYNSDPALSWQYFGSATGILRHYPALEWDRELVDIFDCRRRSWYIETATCSKDIVILLDNSGSMTGYRNYIAQLTVKSILDTFSNNDFINIYKYSNDVEPLIPCFSDILVQATPENIRFLNEKVRELHCEGYANVRKAFTKAFELLQHYRDIRRCNESISGCNQAIMLITDGVPSNITEVFEEYNWFENGTKVPVRVFTYLLGREVTKVREIQWMACLNRGHYSHIQSLDEVQEEVLKYVTVIATPLVLQGVEHPPTWTHAFTDTAENLESKADDDEPPRLMIAVGAPAFDRKANYDNETRMPRLLGVAGTDIPVEDLDELTLPYKLGVNGYSFIVSNNGYVLMHPDLRPVSKGRLKENYNSIDLTEIEQILSDVVEISDDSLTGREPNPVMETLREQLVFSKFGKMLKVPVRFHYDKMRRVSLQYQDYYYAPLENTPFSLGLVLPHDYGNTWIKVGDEIKRNQHMGNNISDSFVGDNWKVHPEWVYCKYHYLEGHEFKTPEDELRHFLVRLYDPNWKWSQQYEPEPEDMQRDANCGRKTLDDDAYYCNKELVQQLVFDAKVTNMSFRNWEFQNKNEMNIIKMYNATLRFVATMSGLTRWQFIFGEVEVESDNEFGDYHKKATDETWYKSAILQHKIDPKSFVYSVPHATDDPEGVELKVTASMGIFPRDGGLEAPGCVTGFQFSHELMYERFMEITSKTTCEGCIETCNSETRDCYVIDNNGYVILSESSNDTGRFFGEIEGAIMQSMVDKEIFTMITVFDLQGLCDYERVAANDAFSLIHPLKLLLFGFDWLLAELFIWLNRFDFWVHGVSSPDYYDTRMEYDDSDYTDINRPKKPKKTYINDEDEYFNRPKEIKKETVYEACDKKSDLYVMQQDIFIKGDGFFYESQPINPAELLHRPYFAKRIPRSNLLMIIVESEYPSDHVVLSASPQVIYHNDTEGLPCVKTRLNFLPRRRLEECYTEHPDEERVAQCGGASEPLLQLTVVISSLVSLLLYRCAEKIVQF from the exons ATGGTAAGGAAAATGAGCCTTCGAAGGGTGCTCGTGCTTAGCATCGCCATATTCCTTTTATGGATGAAATTGCCGGACCAAAGCGCAAATGCGTCAGTGCAGACTGAAAT cATGGAAAAATGGGGTGATAACTTCGGGGAGGAGCTCTGGGACCTAGCACAGACTATGACAAAAGCCAGTGAAATTACAGCT AAATACAAAGCATACAACGCACGCGTGGAGCACAAGGATGGCACCAGTTTGATCCAGTCCATCGTGGAGAACGTGGGCCGCATGTTAATCCGCAAGATGGACGCCATCAAGTGTATCATCAATCTGGCGGAGGAAATGTCCGAGCAGTTTAACGATACAAATCCGGACAACTTCACGTACTACTCCAGCAAATACTCATTT ATCGAAGGGCGTCCAGAGCCGGAGATACCATCGACTCTGGAAGAAAACATATGGATGTATCGGAACATGTCACTCAACTCAGACACTCACTTCTTCAACATCTCCGTCAACACGTCGTACAGTTCAGTACACGTGCCACAAAACGTGTACGATCGCTACCCTTGGGTTCTCGAAGCGCTGCAATGGTCCGAAGCACTGGACGACGTGTTTGTGCAGAACTACAACTCAGATCCAGCGCTTTCATGGCAGTACTTCGGTTCGGCTACGGGAATACTACGGCACTATCCGGCACTGGAGTGGGATCGTGAGCTGGTCGATATATTCGACTGTCGGAGACGATCGTGGTACATTGAAACGGCAACGTGTTCGAAGGATATTGTGATCCTGCTTGATAACTCCGGATCGATGACCGGGTATCGGAATTATATAGCTCAATTAACCGTTAAAAGCATTTTAGATACGTTTTCCAATAACGATTTCATTAACATTTATAAATATTCTAACGATGTGGAGCCGCTAATTCCTTGCTTCTCC GACATACTTGTGCAGGCGACTCCGGAGAACATTCGTTTCTTAAACGAAAAGGTTCGAGAGTTGCATTGCGAAGGCTACGCCAACGTTAGAAAGGCATTTACGAAGGCCTTTGAACTGTTACAGCAC tATCGTGATATTCGCCGATGTAACGAATCAATCAGCGGTTGCAATCAGGCTATTATGTTAATCACGGACGGAGTTCCCAGCAATATAACCGAAGTTTTTGAGGAATATAATTGGTTTGAGAATGGAACCAAGGTCCCAGTTCGCGTTTTCACCTACCTTCTGGGAAGGGAAGTTACGAAAGTGCGAGAGATTCAGTGGATGGCTTGTCTGAACCGGGGACACTATTCACACATTCAATCATTGGACGAGGTACAGGAAGAAGTGCTGAAATATGTAACTGTGATAGCAACGCCCTTGGTACTGCAAGGTGTCGAGCATCCACCCACGTGGACGCATGCGTTTACGGACACGGCG GAGAATCTTGAATCTAAAGCCGATGACGACGAACCTCCTCGTTTGATGATAGCTGTTGGAGCTCCAGCGTTCGATAGAAAAGCGAACTACGATAATGAAACGCGAATGCCACGCTTACTCGGAGTTGCTGGAACAGATATTCCCGTGGAGGACCTTGACGAGCTAACCTTACCTTATAAG CTGGGCGTTAATGGATACTCTTTCATCGTGAGTAACAACGGTTATGTACTGATGCATCCCGATCTTCGGCCAGTTTCCAAGGGCCGATTGAAAGAGAACTACAACAGTATTGATCTGACTGAGATCGAACAGATACTGTCTGACGTAGTTGAAATATCCGATGATTCGCTTACCGGACGTGAGCCTAATCCGGTTATGGAAACGCTCAGGGAACAGTTGGTGTTTTCGAAATTCGGTAAGATGTTGAAGGTTCCGGTGCGGTTCCATTACGACAAAATGAGGCGTGTCTCACTGCAGTATCAGGATTACTACTACGCACCACTGGAGAATACTCCTTTCTCGCTAGGATTGGTCCTGCCACATGACTATGGAAACACCTGGATTAAAGTAGGTGACGAAATCAAGCGAAACCAGCACATGGGAAACAATATTTCCGACTCGTTCGTTGGGGATAACTGGAAAGTGCACCCAGAATG GGTTTACTGTAAGTATCACTATCTTGAAGGACACGAGTTCAAGACTCCAGAGGACGAGTTACGTCATTTCTTGGTACGACTTTACGACCCGAATTGGAAGTGGTCTCAACAGTATGAACCAGAGCCGGAGGATATGCAAAGAGATG CAAACTGTGGTAGGAAAACACTTGATGACGATGCCTATTACTGTAACAAGGAGTTAGTTCAGCAGTTGGTTTTCGATGCCAAGGTTACAAATATGAGCTTTCGAAATTGGGAATTTCAAAACAAGAATGAGATGAACATCATTAAGATGTACAACGCTACGTTGCGTTTTGTGGCAACCATGAGCGGATTGACTAGGTGGCAGTTTATCTTCGGAGAGGTTGAAGTTGAATCGGATAACGAGTTTGGAGACTACCACAAGAAGGCTACCGATGAAACTTGGTATAAAAGTGCAATTCTACAGCATAAGATTGATCCGAAGAGTTTTGTGTACTCCGTTCCCCATGCTACGGATGATCCGGAAGGAGTCGAGCTGAAAGTAACTGCTTCTATGGGCATTTTTCCAAGAGACGGTGGTCTGGAGGCTCCAGGCTGCGTAACGGGATTTCAGTTTTCTCACGAGCTGATGTATGAGCGTTTCATGGAGATTACTTCAAAAACTACG TGTGAAGGATGCATAGAAACATGCAATTCGGAAACACGAGATTGTTACGTGATAGATAACAACGGATATGTGATCCTGTCCGAATCTTCCAACGACACGGGAAGGTTCTTCGGTGAGATTGAGGGAGCCATTATGCAGTCAATGGTTGATAaagaaattttcacaatgataACCGTTTTCGATCTGCAGGGATTGTGCGACTATGAACGAGTCGCTGCGAACGATGCATTTTCTTTGATTCAC CCACTCAAATTGCTCTTATTCGGTTTCGACTGGTTATTAGCGGAGCTATTCATCTGGTTGAATAGGTTTGACTTTTGGGTACATGGTGTTTCCAGTCCGGATTATTACGACACAAGAA TGGAGTACGACGATTCTGACTATACTGACATAAACCGACCGAAGAAACCAAAAAAGACATATATCAATGATGAGGACGAGTACTTTAATCGTCCCAAGGAAATCAAAAAGGAAACAGTTTACGAAGCCTGTGATAAAAAATCGGATCTGTACGTCATGCAGCAAGACATATTCATTAAGGGCGATGGGTTTTTCTACGAATCACAACCAATAAACCCGGCAGA atTACTGCATCGACCATACTTCGCTAAACGGATTCCACGTTCGAATCTGCTGATGATCATCGTTGAGAGCGAGTATCCCTCCGACCATGTGGTTCTCTCGGCGTCACCTCAGGTCATCTATCACAATGACACCGAGGGGCTGCCATGTGTCAAAACGAGATTGAACTTTTTACCCCGCCGACGGCTGGAGGAGTGCTACACTGAGCATCCTGAT GAGGAACGTGTGGCTCAGTGCGGTGGTGCTTCCGAGCCATTACTTCAACTGACTGTGGTGATATCGTCTTTGGTATCACTTTTGTTATATCGATGTGCCGAAAAAATAGTCCAATTTTAA